A single genomic interval of Alligator mississippiensis isolate rAllMis1 chromosome 15, rAllMis1, whole genome shotgun sequence harbors:
- the ARHGAP30 gene encoding rho GTPase-activating protein 30 isoform X2 gives MSLALKARQKVRRKGAAKDRVFGCDLLEHLQQSGQEVPQVLKCCTEFVEHHGIVDGIYRLSGVSSNIQKLRQEFDSERSPDLNKDVYLQDIHCVSSLCKAYFRELPNPLLTYQLYDKFADAVAIQMEEGRLVKIKEVLKEMPSPHYRTLEFLMKHLVHMASFSAQTNMHARNLAIVWAPNLLRSKDIEASGFNGTAAFMEVRVQSIVVEFILTHVEQLFGDAPLCRNDRNSLRKSLLLSGPLPDGQSFPYNMPTTLHPGDGPPQMRPYHTIIELNEHKRKGSLKAKKWRSIFNLGRSSNDSKRKMTKAEDKDDKSGKVCLRPAKSMDSLSSVPCTNEDDTRLGRKRSQKQPPQRRESFDSPSSREDSFLESEEFPEERLKGEEGQKMVESEGEATAKSEPTTPKPGRASLVGRSPKATRNRAEKCAGVHISGPFSVTVPFHITSNLSLSRLTRGLECPALSYCKEASESPAVPEGGASKKQAAEAGPAAESACSTEDALGSFSNVSNSCCSWVERQQTPNPPAGTTAEGPDTEETRISLELRDSFSFLDSQDAWQDDGAEGDPLPRSRLGETGPSLAGGMMDGFSAMDEDMESGFMNPEEFSVEPPPNYFSIEECMNEEVYYMAYSGSESEDLYRETDSEDAFMSAHDDLSPLASELENLRERGGDPALGTALLEKGLEGDATPEPLCQQPVSLVEGAASAGAPSGSLSSGEDGTAEAPLPGSLAKLCLREEASGDSCVHLQQPELSAATPQEGMKEWDEEDLLLESDCSLPSEGPGSPWAEATTGSVPLARCEGIWEPKSRTGSEGKEQGWGPVGAEPIPQVSGASVQEGSGHAREREVSTGPSAPSTGQLQSGKCWAEPHTGAAPAATQGTDFTAGPDPWPDTGPEAAMAPAPEEGPDTAFVLTTHSFESAMDLVAENGHETHPFLETLPETTLSPEDSPRVTPSLGCSSAGAPQGPEHPMPAAPLAAEPGLHMGLRPDGSVLMRLTASTIRVQQVKSVPVVPPKPQFAKIPPALKPKVPPGEFSTWPQPTTPEKGGEHWRAPPQRQSHPVSLDTSGGGLGATDFSKESSFQKLSKLEKRHSSADSPDPISDALLRQRRASWRSGTSMSFDEAVALAKERHLAQGPGQRIQTYCGENIQEAPSPTKPEKLSPIPKPALRALGQRPLRTLSCTGTPLSPDSSAVGNHPFQVTGLDPACESRPPLSPEPAPFAHDLPPRNRLSLPRLGLRPVDVEEPTSAMPQQRRSLALEVRGSREATDF, from the exons tgcCCCAGGTGCTGAAATGCTGCACGGAGTTCGTGGAGCACCACGGCATTGTGGACGGGATCTACAGGCTTTCGGGGGTCTCGTCTAACATACAGAAGCTGAG GCAGGAGTTTGACAGTGAACGCAGCCCCGACCTCAACAAGGATGTGTATCTGCAGGACATCCACTGTGTCAGCTCCCTGTGCAAGGCTTACTTCCGGGAGCTGCCTAACCCCCTCCTCACCTACCAGCTCTACGACAAATTTGCG GATGCAGTGGCCATCCAGATGGAGGAGGGACGGCTGGTGAAGATCAAGGAGGTTCTTAAGGAGATGCCTTCGCCACACTACAG GACCCTGGAGTTTCTGATGAAGCACCTGGTCCACATGGCCTCCTTCAGTGCCCAGACCAACATGCACGCCAGGAACCTGGCGATCGTCTGGGCCCCCAACCTGCTCAG GTCCAAGGACATCGAGGCCTCTGGGTTCAATGGCACAGCTGCCTTCATGGAGGTGCGGGTCCAATCCATCGTGGTGGAGTTCATCCTTACCCATGTGGAGCAGCTCTTTGGAGACGCCCCCCTCTGCA GAAACGACCGCAACAGCCTCAGGAAGTCCCTGCTCCTATCAGGTCCCCTTCCTGATGGCCAGAGCTTCCCCTACAATATGCCCACCACGCTGCACCCGGGGGACGGCCCCCCGCAGATGCGCCCCTACCACACTATCATCGAGCTTAACGAGCACAA AAGAAAAGGCTCCTTGAAGGCCAAGAAATGGAGGTCAATCTTCAACCTGGGCAGATCCAGCAATGACTCCAAGCGCAAGATGACCAAAGCAGAGGATAAAG ACGATAAGTCTGGCAAGGTGTGCCTGCGACCAGCGAAGAGCATGGATTCCCTTAGCTCCGTGCCCTGCACCAACGAGG ATGACACCCGGCTGGGCAGGAAGCGGTCACAGAAGCAGCCCCCCCAGCGCCGGGAGAGCTTTGACAGCCCGTCATCGCGGGAAGACAGCTTCTTGGAGTCGGAGGAGTTCCCCGAGGAGAGGCTCAAAGGCGAGGAGGGGCAGAAGATGGTGGAGTCCGAGGGGGAGGCCACAGCCAAGTCAGAGCCCACGACGCCCAAGCCGGGGCGGGCCTCGCTGGTGGGCCGCTCCCCGAAGGCCACGCGGAACCGGGCGGAGAAGTGCGCCGGGGTCCACATCTCCGGCCCCTTCTCCGTCACCGTGCCCTTCCACATCACCTCCAACCTCTCCCTGTCCCGGCTGACCCGGGGGCTGGAGTGCCCTGCCCTGAGCTACTGCAAGGAAGCCTCTGAGAGCCCCGCGGTGCCCGAGGGGGGAGCCAGCAAGAAGCAGGCTGCTGAagcagggccagcagctgagAGTGCCTGCAGCACAGAGGATGCCCTGG GGAGCTTCAGCAATgtcagcaacagctgctgcagctgggttgAAAGGCAAcagacccccaaccccccagcag GAACCACGGCTGAAGGCCCCGATACGGAGGAGACCCGCATCTCCTTGGAGCTACGAGATTCCTTCTCATTCCTGGACAGCCAGGACGCTTGGCAGGATGATGGGGCTGAAGGCGACCCGCTACCAAGGAGCCGCCTGGGGGAGACCGGCCCCAGTCTGGCTGGGGGGATGATGGACGGTTTCTCAGCGATGGATGAGGACATGGAGAGCGGGTTCATGAAC ccagaggaGTTTTCGGTGGAGCCACCCCCAAACTACTTCTCCATCGAGGAGTGCATGAACGAGGAGGTGTACTACATGGCCTACAGCGGCTCAGAAAGCGAGGACCTCTACCGTGAGACAGACTCTGAGGACGCCTTCATGAGTGCCCATGATGACCTGAGTCCCTTAGCCAGTGAGCTGGAGAACCTCCGGGAGCGTGGTGGAGAcccagctctgggcacagctCTCCTGGAGAAGGGGCTGGAAGGAGACGCAACTCCAGAGCCCCTCTGCCAACAGCCCGTGAGCCTGGTGGaaggagcagcttctgctggagcCCCAAGTGGCTCCTTGTCCTCTGGCGAAGATGGCACAGCAGAGGcgcctctgccaggcagcttaGCCAAGCTGTGTCTGAGAGAGGAGGCCTCAGGGGACTCCTGTGTccatctgcagcagccagagctcaGTGCGGCCACCCCCCAAGAAGGCATGAAGGAGTGGGATGAAGAAGACCTGCTCCTTGAAAGTGACTGTTCTTTGCCCAGCGAAGGGCCAGGCTCACCTTGGGCTGAGGCCACCACTGGCAGCGTCCCCTTAGCAAGGTGCGAGGGCATCTGGGAACCAAAGAGCAGAACAGGCTCCGAAGGAAaggaacagggctggggcccagtgGGTGCTGAGCCAATCCCACAGGTTTCTGGCGCATCTGTCCAGGAGGGCTCTGGTCATGCCAGAGAGAGGGAAGTGAGTACTGGTCCCTCAGCACCATCCACTGGGCAGCTGCAGAGTGGGAAGTGCTGGGCTGAGCCTCacactggggctgctccagctgccacACAGGGAACAGATTTCACAGCTGGCCCTGACCCCTGGCCGGACACAGGCCCAGAGGCTGCCATGGCTCCTGCTCCCGAAGAGGGTCCTGACACAGCCTTTGTCCTTACTACGCACAGCTTTGAGAGCGCCATGGACCTTGTGGCTGAGAACGGCCATGAGACTCATCCCTTCCTTGAGACTCTCCCTGAAACCACTCTGTCTCCTGAGGACTCCCCCAGGgtcaccccctcactggggtgcagctctgctggtgccccgcagGGACCTGAGCATCCCATGCCAGCAGCCCCCCTTGCAGCAGAACCCGGCTTGCACATGGGGCTGCGCCCCGATGGCAGCGTCCTCATGAGGCTGACGGCCAGCACCATCCGTGTCCAGCAGGTGAAGTCTGTCCCGGTGGTGCCACCCAAGCCCCAATTTGCCAAGATCCCTCCTGCCCTGAAGCCCAAGGTCCCACCAGGGGAATTTTCGACCTGGCCCCAGCCGACTACGCCGGAGAAGGGTGGGGAGCACTGGAGGGCCCCACCGCAGAGGCAGTCGCACCCCGTCAGCCTGGACACAAGTGGCGGGGGCCTGGGGGCCACAGATTTCAGCAAGGAATCATCCTTCCAGAAGCTGTCCAAGCTGGAGAAGCGCCACAGCAGCGCTGACAGCCCTGACCCGATCTCGGATGCCCTGCTCAGGCAGCGGCGAGCCAGCTGGCGGAGCGGCACCAGCATGTCCTTCGAtgaggccgtggccctggccaaggagaggcacctggcccagggccctgggcagagGATCCAGACCTACTGCGGGGAGAACATCCAAGAGGCGCCCAGCCCCACCAAACCAGAGAAGCTGTCCCCCATTCCCAAGCCGGCTCTGAGGGCCCTGGGACAGCGTCCCCTGCGCACGCTTAGCTGCACAGGGACCCCACTGTCCCCCGACAGCTCGGCTGTAGGAAATCACCCATTCCAGGTCACAGGGCTCGACCCTGCCTGTGAATCCCGACCGCCGCTGAGCCCAGAACCAGCACCCTTTGCTCACGATCTTCCTCCCAGGAACAGGTTGAGCCTGCCTAGGCTGGGCCTGCGGCCTGTCGATGTGGAGGAGCCCACCAGTGCCATGCCCCAACAACGGCGGTCCCTGGCTCTGGAGGTCAGAGGCAGCCGTGAGGCAACAGATTTCTGA
- the ARHGAP30 gene encoding rho GTPase-activating protein 30 isoform X1 has product MSLALKARQKVRRKGAAKDRVFGCDLLEHLQQSGQEVPQVLKCCTEFVEHHGIVDGIYRLSGVSSNIQKLRQEFDSERSPDLNKDVYLQDIHCVSSLCKAYFRELPNPLLTYQLYDKFADAVAIQMEEGRLVKIKEVLKEMPSPHYRTLEFLMKHLVHMASFSAQTNMHARNLAIVWAPNLLRSKDIEASGFNGTAAFMEVRVQSIVVEFILTHVEQLFGDAPLCRNDRNSLRKSLLLSGPLPDGQSFPYNMPTTLHPGDGPPQMRPYHTIIELNEHKRKGSLKAKKWRSIFNLGRSSNDSKRKMTKAEDKDDKSGKVCLRPAKSMDSLSSVPCTNEDDTRLGRKRSQKQPPQRRESFDSPSSREDSFLESEEFPEERLKGEEGQKMVESEGEATAKSEPTTPKPGRASLVGRSPKATRNRAEKCAGVHISGPFSVTVPFHITSNLSLSRLTRGLECPALSYCKEASESPAVPEGGASKKQAAEAGPAAESACSTEDALGSFSNVSNSCCSWVERQQTPNPPAAGTTAEGPDTEETRISLELRDSFSFLDSQDAWQDDGAEGDPLPRSRLGETGPSLAGGMMDGFSAMDEDMESGFMNPEEFSVEPPPNYFSIEECMNEEVYYMAYSGSESEDLYRETDSEDAFMSAHDDLSPLASELENLRERGGDPALGTALLEKGLEGDATPEPLCQQPVSLVEGAASAGAPSGSLSSGEDGTAEAPLPGSLAKLCLREEASGDSCVHLQQPELSAATPQEGMKEWDEEDLLLESDCSLPSEGPGSPWAEATTGSVPLARCEGIWEPKSRTGSEGKEQGWGPVGAEPIPQVSGASVQEGSGHAREREVSTGPSAPSTGQLQSGKCWAEPHTGAAPAATQGTDFTAGPDPWPDTGPEAAMAPAPEEGPDTAFVLTTHSFESAMDLVAENGHETHPFLETLPETTLSPEDSPRVTPSLGCSSAGAPQGPEHPMPAAPLAAEPGLHMGLRPDGSVLMRLTASTIRVQQVKSVPVVPPKPQFAKIPPALKPKVPPGEFSTWPQPTTPEKGGEHWRAPPQRQSHPVSLDTSGGGLGATDFSKESSFQKLSKLEKRHSSADSPDPISDALLRQRRASWRSGTSMSFDEAVALAKERHLAQGPGQRIQTYCGENIQEAPSPTKPEKLSPIPKPALRALGQRPLRTLSCTGTPLSPDSSAVGNHPFQVTGLDPACESRPPLSPEPAPFAHDLPPRNRLSLPRLGLRPVDVEEPTSAMPQQRRSLALEVRGSREATDF; this is encoded by the exons tgcCCCAGGTGCTGAAATGCTGCACGGAGTTCGTGGAGCACCACGGCATTGTGGACGGGATCTACAGGCTTTCGGGGGTCTCGTCTAACATACAGAAGCTGAG GCAGGAGTTTGACAGTGAACGCAGCCCCGACCTCAACAAGGATGTGTATCTGCAGGACATCCACTGTGTCAGCTCCCTGTGCAAGGCTTACTTCCGGGAGCTGCCTAACCCCCTCCTCACCTACCAGCTCTACGACAAATTTGCG GATGCAGTGGCCATCCAGATGGAGGAGGGACGGCTGGTGAAGATCAAGGAGGTTCTTAAGGAGATGCCTTCGCCACACTACAG GACCCTGGAGTTTCTGATGAAGCACCTGGTCCACATGGCCTCCTTCAGTGCCCAGACCAACATGCACGCCAGGAACCTGGCGATCGTCTGGGCCCCCAACCTGCTCAG GTCCAAGGACATCGAGGCCTCTGGGTTCAATGGCACAGCTGCCTTCATGGAGGTGCGGGTCCAATCCATCGTGGTGGAGTTCATCCTTACCCATGTGGAGCAGCTCTTTGGAGACGCCCCCCTCTGCA GAAACGACCGCAACAGCCTCAGGAAGTCCCTGCTCCTATCAGGTCCCCTTCCTGATGGCCAGAGCTTCCCCTACAATATGCCCACCACGCTGCACCCGGGGGACGGCCCCCCGCAGATGCGCCCCTACCACACTATCATCGAGCTTAACGAGCACAA AAGAAAAGGCTCCTTGAAGGCCAAGAAATGGAGGTCAATCTTCAACCTGGGCAGATCCAGCAATGACTCCAAGCGCAAGATGACCAAAGCAGAGGATAAAG ACGATAAGTCTGGCAAGGTGTGCCTGCGACCAGCGAAGAGCATGGATTCCCTTAGCTCCGTGCCCTGCACCAACGAGG ATGACACCCGGCTGGGCAGGAAGCGGTCACAGAAGCAGCCCCCCCAGCGCCGGGAGAGCTTTGACAGCCCGTCATCGCGGGAAGACAGCTTCTTGGAGTCGGAGGAGTTCCCCGAGGAGAGGCTCAAAGGCGAGGAGGGGCAGAAGATGGTGGAGTCCGAGGGGGAGGCCACAGCCAAGTCAGAGCCCACGACGCCCAAGCCGGGGCGGGCCTCGCTGGTGGGCCGCTCCCCGAAGGCCACGCGGAACCGGGCGGAGAAGTGCGCCGGGGTCCACATCTCCGGCCCCTTCTCCGTCACCGTGCCCTTCCACATCACCTCCAACCTCTCCCTGTCCCGGCTGACCCGGGGGCTGGAGTGCCCTGCCCTGAGCTACTGCAAGGAAGCCTCTGAGAGCCCCGCGGTGCCCGAGGGGGGAGCCAGCAAGAAGCAGGCTGCTGAagcagggccagcagctgagAGTGCCTGCAGCACAGAGGATGCCCTGG GGAGCTTCAGCAATgtcagcaacagctgctgcagctgggttgAAAGGCAAcagacccccaaccccccagcag CAGGAACCACGGCTGAAGGCCCCGATACGGAGGAGACCCGCATCTCCTTGGAGCTACGAGATTCCTTCTCATTCCTGGACAGCCAGGACGCTTGGCAGGATGATGGGGCTGAAGGCGACCCGCTACCAAGGAGCCGCCTGGGGGAGACCGGCCCCAGTCTGGCTGGGGGGATGATGGACGGTTTCTCAGCGATGGATGAGGACATGGAGAGCGGGTTCATGAAC ccagaggaGTTTTCGGTGGAGCCACCCCCAAACTACTTCTCCATCGAGGAGTGCATGAACGAGGAGGTGTACTACATGGCCTACAGCGGCTCAGAAAGCGAGGACCTCTACCGTGAGACAGACTCTGAGGACGCCTTCATGAGTGCCCATGATGACCTGAGTCCCTTAGCCAGTGAGCTGGAGAACCTCCGGGAGCGTGGTGGAGAcccagctctgggcacagctCTCCTGGAGAAGGGGCTGGAAGGAGACGCAACTCCAGAGCCCCTCTGCCAACAGCCCGTGAGCCTGGTGGaaggagcagcttctgctggagcCCCAAGTGGCTCCTTGTCCTCTGGCGAAGATGGCACAGCAGAGGcgcctctgccaggcagcttaGCCAAGCTGTGTCTGAGAGAGGAGGCCTCAGGGGACTCCTGTGTccatctgcagcagccagagctcaGTGCGGCCACCCCCCAAGAAGGCATGAAGGAGTGGGATGAAGAAGACCTGCTCCTTGAAAGTGACTGTTCTTTGCCCAGCGAAGGGCCAGGCTCACCTTGGGCTGAGGCCACCACTGGCAGCGTCCCCTTAGCAAGGTGCGAGGGCATCTGGGAACCAAAGAGCAGAACAGGCTCCGAAGGAAaggaacagggctggggcccagtgGGTGCTGAGCCAATCCCACAGGTTTCTGGCGCATCTGTCCAGGAGGGCTCTGGTCATGCCAGAGAGAGGGAAGTGAGTACTGGTCCCTCAGCACCATCCACTGGGCAGCTGCAGAGTGGGAAGTGCTGGGCTGAGCCTCacactggggctgctccagctgccacACAGGGAACAGATTTCACAGCTGGCCCTGACCCCTGGCCGGACACAGGCCCAGAGGCTGCCATGGCTCCTGCTCCCGAAGAGGGTCCTGACACAGCCTTTGTCCTTACTACGCACAGCTTTGAGAGCGCCATGGACCTTGTGGCTGAGAACGGCCATGAGACTCATCCCTTCCTTGAGACTCTCCCTGAAACCACTCTGTCTCCTGAGGACTCCCCCAGGgtcaccccctcactggggtgcagctctgctggtgccccgcagGGACCTGAGCATCCCATGCCAGCAGCCCCCCTTGCAGCAGAACCCGGCTTGCACATGGGGCTGCGCCCCGATGGCAGCGTCCTCATGAGGCTGACGGCCAGCACCATCCGTGTCCAGCAGGTGAAGTCTGTCCCGGTGGTGCCACCCAAGCCCCAATTTGCCAAGATCCCTCCTGCCCTGAAGCCCAAGGTCCCACCAGGGGAATTTTCGACCTGGCCCCAGCCGACTACGCCGGAGAAGGGTGGGGAGCACTGGAGGGCCCCACCGCAGAGGCAGTCGCACCCCGTCAGCCTGGACACAAGTGGCGGGGGCCTGGGGGCCACAGATTTCAGCAAGGAATCATCCTTCCAGAAGCTGTCCAAGCTGGAGAAGCGCCACAGCAGCGCTGACAGCCCTGACCCGATCTCGGATGCCCTGCTCAGGCAGCGGCGAGCCAGCTGGCGGAGCGGCACCAGCATGTCCTTCGAtgaggccgtggccctggccaaggagaggcacctggcccagggccctgggcagagGATCCAGACCTACTGCGGGGAGAACATCCAAGAGGCGCCCAGCCCCACCAAACCAGAGAAGCTGTCCCCCATTCCCAAGCCGGCTCTGAGGGCCCTGGGACAGCGTCCCCTGCGCACGCTTAGCTGCACAGGGACCCCACTGTCCCCCGACAGCTCGGCTGTAGGAAATCACCCATTCCAGGTCACAGGGCTCGACCCTGCCTGTGAATCCCGACCGCCGCTGAGCCCAGAACCAGCACCCTTTGCTCACGATCTTCCTCCCAGGAACAGGTTGAGCCTGCCTAGGCTGGGCCTGCGGCCTGTCGATGTGGAGGAGCCCACCAGTGCCATGCCCCAACAACGGCGGTCCCTGGCTCTGGAGGTCAGAGGCAGCCGTGAGGCAACAGATTTCTGA
- the ARHGAP30 gene encoding rho GTPase-activating protein 30 isoform X3: MSLALKARQKVRRKGAAKDRVFGCDLLEHLQQSGQEVPQVLKCCTEFVEHHGIVDGIYRLSGVSSNIQKLRQEFDSERSPDLNKDVYLQDIHCVSSLCKAYFRELPNPLLTYQLYDKFADAVAIQMEEGRLVKIKEVLKEMPSPHYRTLEFLMKHLVHMASFSAQTNMHARNLAIVWAPNLLRSKDIEASGFNGTAAFMEVRVQSIVVEFILTHVEQLFGDAPLCRNDRNSLRKSLLLSGPLPDGQSFPYNMPTTLHPGDGPPQMRPYHTIIELNEHKRKGSLKAKKWRSIFNLGRSSNDSKRKMTKAEDKDDKSGKVCLRPAKSMDSLSSVPCTNEDDTRLGRKRSQKQPPQRRESFDSPSSREDSFLESEEFPEERLKGEEGQKMVESEGEATAKSEPTTPKPGRASLVGRSPKATRNRAEKCAGVHISGPFSVTVPFHITSNLSLSRLTRGLECPALSYCKEASESPAVPEGGASKKQAAEAGPAAESACSTEDALAGTTAEGPDTEETRISLELRDSFSFLDSQDAWQDDGAEGDPLPRSRLGETGPSLAGGMMDGFSAMDEDMESGFMNPEEFSVEPPPNYFSIEECMNEEVYYMAYSGSESEDLYRETDSEDAFMSAHDDLSPLASELENLRERGGDPALGTALLEKGLEGDATPEPLCQQPVSLVEGAASAGAPSGSLSSGEDGTAEAPLPGSLAKLCLREEASGDSCVHLQQPELSAATPQEGMKEWDEEDLLLESDCSLPSEGPGSPWAEATTGSVPLARCEGIWEPKSRTGSEGKEQGWGPVGAEPIPQVSGASVQEGSGHAREREVSTGPSAPSTGQLQSGKCWAEPHTGAAPAATQGTDFTAGPDPWPDTGPEAAMAPAPEEGPDTAFVLTTHSFESAMDLVAENGHETHPFLETLPETTLSPEDSPRVTPSLGCSSAGAPQGPEHPMPAAPLAAEPGLHMGLRPDGSVLMRLTASTIRVQQVKSVPVVPPKPQFAKIPPALKPKVPPGEFSTWPQPTTPEKGGEHWRAPPQRQSHPVSLDTSGGGLGATDFSKESSFQKLSKLEKRHSSADSPDPISDALLRQRRASWRSGTSMSFDEAVALAKERHLAQGPGQRIQTYCGENIQEAPSPTKPEKLSPIPKPALRALGQRPLRTLSCTGTPLSPDSSAVGNHPFQVTGLDPACESRPPLSPEPAPFAHDLPPRNRLSLPRLGLRPVDVEEPTSAMPQQRRSLALEVRGSREATDF, translated from the exons tgcCCCAGGTGCTGAAATGCTGCACGGAGTTCGTGGAGCACCACGGCATTGTGGACGGGATCTACAGGCTTTCGGGGGTCTCGTCTAACATACAGAAGCTGAG GCAGGAGTTTGACAGTGAACGCAGCCCCGACCTCAACAAGGATGTGTATCTGCAGGACATCCACTGTGTCAGCTCCCTGTGCAAGGCTTACTTCCGGGAGCTGCCTAACCCCCTCCTCACCTACCAGCTCTACGACAAATTTGCG GATGCAGTGGCCATCCAGATGGAGGAGGGACGGCTGGTGAAGATCAAGGAGGTTCTTAAGGAGATGCCTTCGCCACACTACAG GACCCTGGAGTTTCTGATGAAGCACCTGGTCCACATGGCCTCCTTCAGTGCCCAGACCAACATGCACGCCAGGAACCTGGCGATCGTCTGGGCCCCCAACCTGCTCAG GTCCAAGGACATCGAGGCCTCTGGGTTCAATGGCACAGCTGCCTTCATGGAGGTGCGGGTCCAATCCATCGTGGTGGAGTTCATCCTTACCCATGTGGAGCAGCTCTTTGGAGACGCCCCCCTCTGCA GAAACGACCGCAACAGCCTCAGGAAGTCCCTGCTCCTATCAGGTCCCCTTCCTGATGGCCAGAGCTTCCCCTACAATATGCCCACCACGCTGCACCCGGGGGACGGCCCCCCGCAGATGCGCCCCTACCACACTATCATCGAGCTTAACGAGCACAA AAGAAAAGGCTCCTTGAAGGCCAAGAAATGGAGGTCAATCTTCAACCTGGGCAGATCCAGCAATGACTCCAAGCGCAAGATGACCAAAGCAGAGGATAAAG ACGATAAGTCTGGCAAGGTGTGCCTGCGACCAGCGAAGAGCATGGATTCCCTTAGCTCCGTGCCCTGCACCAACGAGG ATGACACCCGGCTGGGCAGGAAGCGGTCACAGAAGCAGCCCCCCCAGCGCCGGGAGAGCTTTGACAGCCCGTCATCGCGGGAAGACAGCTTCTTGGAGTCGGAGGAGTTCCCCGAGGAGAGGCTCAAAGGCGAGGAGGGGCAGAAGATGGTGGAGTCCGAGGGGGAGGCCACAGCCAAGTCAGAGCCCACGACGCCCAAGCCGGGGCGGGCCTCGCTGGTGGGCCGCTCCCCGAAGGCCACGCGGAACCGGGCGGAGAAGTGCGCCGGGGTCCACATCTCCGGCCCCTTCTCCGTCACCGTGCCCTTCCACATCACCTCCAACCTCTCCCTGTCCCGGCTGACCCGGGGGCTGGAGTGCCCTGCCCTGAGCTACTGCAAGGAAGCCTCTGAGAGCCCCGCGGTGCCCGAGGGGGGAGCCAGCAAGAAGCAGGCTGCTGAagcagggccagcagctgagAGTGCCTGCAGCACAGAGGATGCCCTGG CAGGAACCACGGCTGAAGGCCCCGATACGGAGGAGACCCGCATCTCCTTGGAGCTACGAGATTCCTTCTCATTCCTGGACAGCCAGGACGCTTGGCAGGATGATGGGGCTGAAGGCGACCCGCTACCAAGGAGCCGCCTGGGGGAGACCGGCCCCAGTCTGGCTGGGGGGATGATGGACGGTTTCTCAGCGATGGATGAGGACATGGAGAGCGGGTTCATGAAC ccagaggaGTTTTCGGTGGAGCCACCCCCAAACTACTTCTCCATCGAGGAGTGCATGAACGAGGAGGTGTACTACATGGCCTACAGCGGCTCAGAAAGCGAGGACCTCTACCGTGAGACAGACTCTGAGGACGCCTTCATGAGTGCCCATGATGACCTGAGTCCCTTAGCCAGTGAGCTGGAGAACCTCCGGGAGCGTGGTGGAGAcccagctctgggcacagctCTCCTGGAGAAGGGGCTGGAAGGAGACGCAACTCCAGAGCCCCTCTGCCAACAGCCCGTGAGCCTGGTGGaaggagcagcttctgctggagcCCCAAGTGGCTCCTTGTCCTCTGGCGAAGATGGCACAGCAGAGGcgcctctgccaggcagcttaGCCAAGCTGTGTCTGAGAGAGGAGGCCTCAGGGGACTCCTGTGTccatctgcagcagccagagctcaGTGCGGCCACCCCCCAAGAAGGCATGAAGGAGTGGGATGAAGAAGACCTGCTCCTTGAAAGTGACTGTTCTTTGCCCAGCGAAGGGCCAGGCTCACCTTGGGCTGAGGCCACCACTGGCAGCGTCCCCTTAGCAAGGTGCGAGGGCATCTGGGAACCAAAGAGCAGAACAGGCTCCGAAGGAAaggaacagggctggggcccagtgGGTGCTGAGCCAATCCCACAGGTTTCTGGCGCATCTGTCCAGGAGGGCTCTGGTCATGCCAGAGAGAGGGAAGTGAGTACTGGTCCCTCAGCACCATCCACTGGGCAGCTGCAGAGTGGGAAGTGCTGGGCTGAGCCTCacactggggctgctccagctgccacACAGGGAACAGATTTCACAGCTGGCCCTGACCCCTGGCCGGACACAGGCCCAGAGGCTGCCATGGCTCCTGCTCCCGAAGAGGGTCCTGACACAGCCTTTGTCCTTACTACGCACAGCTTTGAGAGCGCCATGGACCTTGTGGCTGAGAACGGCCATGAGACTCATCCCTTCCTTGAGACTCTCCCTGAAACCACTCTGTCTCCTGAGGACTCCCCCAGGgtcaccccctcactggggtgcagctctgctggtgccccgcagGGACCTGAGCATCCCATGCCAGCAGCCCCCCTTGCAGCAGAACCCGGCTTGCACATGGGGCTGCGCCCCGATGGCAGCGTCCTCATGAGGCTGACGGCCAGCACCATCCGTGTCCAGCAGGTGAAGTCTGTCCCGGTGGTGCCACCCAAGCCCCAATTTGCCAAGATCCCTCCTGCCCTGAAGCCCAAGGTCCCACCAGGGGAATTTTCGACCTGGCCCCAGCCGACTACGCCGGAGAAGGGTGGGGAGCACTGGAGGGCCCCACCGCAGAGGCAGTCGCACCCCGTCAGCCTGGACACAAGTGGCGGGGGCCTGGGGGCCACAGATTTCAGCAAGGAATCATCCTTCCAGAAGCTGTCCAAGCTGGAGAAGCGCCACAGCAGCGCTGACAGCCCTGACCCGATCTCGGATGCCCTGCTCAGGCAGCGGCGAGCCAGCTGGCGGAGCGGCACCAGCATGTCCTTCGAtgaggccgtggccctggccaaggagaggcacctggcccagggccctgggcagagGATCCAGACCTACTGCGGGGAGAACATCCAAGAGGCGCCCAGCCCCACCAAACCAGAGAAGCTGTCCCCCATTCCCAAGCCGGCTCTGAGGGCCCTGGGACAGCGTCCCCTGCGCACGCTTAGCTGCACAGGGACCCCACTGTCCCCCGACAGCTCGGCTGTAGGAAATCACCCATTCCAGGTCACAGGGCTCGACCCTGCCTGTGAATCCCGACCGCCGCTGAGCCCAGAACCAGCACCCTTTGCTCACGATCTTCCTCCCAGGAACAGGTTGAGCCTGCCTAGGCTGGGCCTGCGGCCTGTCGATGTGGAGGAGCCCACCAGTGCCATGCCCCAACAACGGCGGTCCCTGGCTCTGGAGGTCAGAGGCAGCCGTGAGGCAACAGATTTCTGA